A genomic region of Corticium candelabrum chromosome 22, ooCorCand1.1, whole genome shotgun sequence contains the following coding sequences:
- the LOC134197436 gene encoding transmembrane protein 243-like: MASSVPLIRTSNDMNKPLFEEDSNRTKFVYITIALVTAAMVLFTFISAFTLAKNELNVRNVYFAFVLLLVVIPLVVSYWYNQGTLDPKFKIFIYYNCFTTVLLCISGNLYFHEV; this comes from the exons ATGGCGAGTAGTGTTCCTCTTATTCGTACTTCCAACGATATGAATAAGCCGTTATTCGAAGAAGACAGCAACAGG ACCAAGTTCGTATACATTACCATTGCTCTAGTAACGGCTGCAATGGTTCTA TTTACGTTTATAAGTGCTTTTACGTTGGCAAAGAATGAGTTAAATGTGCGAAACGTGTACTTCGCTTTCGTTCTGCTGCTTGTCGTCATTCCATTAGTTGTA TCATACTGGTATAATCAAGGAACGCTGGATCCAAAATTCAAGATCTTCATCTACTATAACTGCTTTACGACTGTGCTTCTTTGTATCAGTGGCAACCTCTATTTCCATGAAGTCTAG
- the LOC134197435 gene encoding xaa-Pro aminopeptidase 3-like isoform X2 yields MKPSDFFQQKIIQEVWQYGQPSMTELEIGAEMEYECKKRGAERMVYPPVVGAGNRATILHYLVNSHIANDGDLVLMDAGCEYHGYASDITRTWPINGKFTEAQRQLYDVVHCVQSACIRLVRPGTTLNEIHEVTETLMTGELGSTEGLESELKTTSW; encoded by the exons ATGAAGCCGTCAGATTTCTTTCAACAGAAAATAATTCAAGAG GTTTGGCAATACGGACAACCAAGTATGACCGAGCTAGAAATTGGTGCCGAAATGGAGTACGAATGCAAGAAGAGAGGAGCAGAAAGAATGGTATACCCACCAGTAGTCGGAGCTGGAAATCGAGCTACGATTCTCCACTATCTAGTCAATTCTCACATAGCGAA TGATGGAGACCTTGTATTGATGGATGCAGGGTGTGAGTATCATGGATATGCCAGTGACATAACTAGAACGTGGCCAATTAATGGGAAATTTACTGAAGCACAAAGGCAGCTGTATGATGTTGTTCATTGTGTCCAAAGTGCATGTATCAGG CTTGTACGACCAGGAACTACTTTAAATGAGATTCACGAGGTGACTGAGACGTTGATGACTGGTGAACTAGGAA GTACAGAGGGATTGGAATCAGAATTGAAGACGACGTCCTGGTGA
- the LOC134197435 gene encoding xaa-Pro aminopeptidase 3-like isoform X3, translating to MKPSDFFQQKIIQEVWQYGQPSMTELEIGAEMEYECKKRGAERMVYPPVVGAGNRATILHYLVNSHIANDGDLVLMDAGCEYHGYASDITRTWPINGKFTEAQRQLYDVVHCVQSACIRLVRPGTTLNEIHEVTETLMTGELGSI from the exons ATGAAGCCGTCAGATTTCTTTCAACAGAAAATAATTCAAGAG GTTTGGCAATACGGACAACCAAGTATGACCGAGCTAGAAATTGGTGCCGAAATGGAGTACGAATGCAAGAAGAGAGGAGCAGAAAGAATGGTATACCCACCAGTAGTCGGAGCTGGAAATCGAGCTACGATTCTCCACTATCTAGTCAATTCTCACATAGCGAA TGATGGAGACCTTGTATTGATGGATGCAGGGTGTGAGTATCATGGATATGCCAGTGACATAACTAGAACGTGGCCAATTAATGGGAAATTTACTGAAGCACAAAGGCAGCTGTATGATGTTGTTCATTGTGTCCAAAGTGCATGTATCAGG CTTGTACGACCAGGAACTACTTTAAATGAGATTCACGAGGTGACTGAGACGTTGATGACTGGTGAACTAGGAA GCATTTAG
- the LOC134197435 gene encoding xaa-Pro aminopeptidase 3-like isoform X1, translated as MKPSDFFQQKIIQEVWQYGQPSMTELEIGAEMEYECKKRGAERMVYPPVVGAGNRATILHYLVNSHIANDGDLVLMDAGCEYHGYASDITRTWPINGKFTEAQRQLYDVVHCVQSACIRLVRPGTTLNEIHEVTETLMTGELGKLTHSTGKLDWTPS; from the exons ATGAAGCCGTCAGATTTCTTTCAACAGAAAATAATTCAAGAG GTTTGGCAATACGGACAACCAAGTATGACCGAGCTAGAAATTGGTGCCGAAATGGAGTACGAATGCAAGAAGAGAGGAGCAGAAAGAATGGTATACCCACCAGTAGTCGGAGCTGGAAATCGAGCTACGATTCTCCACTATCTAGTCAATTCTCACATAGCGAA TGATGGAGACCTTGTATTGATGGATGCAGGGTGTGAGTATCATGGATATGCCAGTGACATAACTAGAACGTGGCCAATTAATGGGAAATTTACTGAAGCACAAAGGCAGCTGTATGATGTTGTTCATTGTGTCCAAAGTGCATGTATCAGG CTTGTACGACCAGGAACTACTTTAAATGAGATTCACGAGGTGACTGAGACGTTGATGACTGGTGAACTAGGAA AGCTAACACACAGCACTGGGAAACTTGATTGGACACCCTCATAA
- the LOC134197699 gene encoding TBC1 domain family member 22B-like, which translates to MTCCRCLNVKPVYGAQHPPLMQPAASPTKNVSGTKTAQARQKKQSSFDAFRNRTNDAWEEPDPWDVGEPDDVELSDSEEVKLSPQSRHPVLTGLVGVSDEARERVGSGRAAQLGDKQERSGSGRGSGSQHSGTGTKELKKLVWGGIPVTVRPTTWKLLSGYFLSNVEWRQSTLERKRKEYERFVSR; encoded by the exons ATGACATGTTGTCGATGTCTTAATGTCAAACCTGTGTATGGGGCACAGCATCCTCCACTCATGCAACCTGCTGCATCACCAACAAAAAATGTCAGTGGTACAAAAACTGCACAAGCTCGACAGAAGAAACAGTCTTCATTTGATGCATTCAGGAACCGGACAAATGATGCATGGGAGGAGCCAGATCCATGGGATGTCGGAGAACCGGATGATGTAGAGCTGTCAGATTCCGAAGAAGTTAAATTGTCTCCCCAATCTCGACACCCTGTTTTGACCGGTTTAGTGGGAGTTTCAGATGAAGCACGAGAGAGGGTGGGCTCAGGCAGAGCAGCTCAATTAGGCGACAAGCAAGAGAGGAGTGGGAGCGGCCGGGGCTCTGGAAGTCAACACAGTGGGACAGGGACAA AGGAGTTAAAGAAGTTGGTTTGGGGTGGAATACCCGTAACGGTTCGTCCAACGACTTGGAAACTTCTTTCT GGCTATTTCCTGTCGAATGTTGAATGGAGGCAGTCCACATTAGAACGCAAGCGGAAAGAGTATGAACGATTTGTGTCACGGTAG